The nucleotide sequence ACGGAAAGACCCCGTGAACCTTTACTACAGCTTGATATTGATCGTTGGTTTGTCGTGTAGAGGATAGGTGGGAGGCTGTGAAGTCGGGACGCCAGTTCCGGTGGAGCCACCCTTGGAATACCACCCTCGGCAGATTGGCGATCTAACCCCACACCGTGAATCCGGGTGGGGGACCGTGTCAGGTGGGTAGTTTGACTGGGGCGGTCGCCTCCTAAAATGTAACGGAGGCGCGCGTAAGGTCCGCTCAGAACGGTTGGCAATCGTTCGTAGAGTGCAAGAGCATAAGCGGGCTTGACTGCGAGACCTACAAGTCGAGCAGATAGGAAACTAGGCTCTAGTGATCCGGCGGCTCAGAGTGGAATGGCCGTCGCTCAACGGATAAAAGGTACTCCGGGGATAACAGGCTGATCTTCCCCAAGAGTCCACATCGACGGGAAGGTTTGGCACCTCGATGTCGGCTCATCGCATCCTGGGGCTGGAGTAGGTCCCAAGGGTATGGCTGTTCGCCATTTAAAGCGGTACGCGAGCTGGGTTTAGAACGTCGTGAGACAGTTCGGTCCCTATCCACCGTGGGCGTAGGTGAATTGATGGAAGCTGCTCCTAGTACGAGAGGACCGGAGCGGACGAACCTCTGGTGTACCAGTTGTCAACCAATGGCACCGCTGGTTAGCTACGTTCGGTCGGGATAACCGCTGAAAGCATCTAAGCGGGAAGCCCATCCAAAGATGAGTTCACCCACTGGGTTAACCAGGTAAGGCTCGTCGTAGACTACGACGTTGATAGGCTGCAGGTGTAAGCACAGCAATGTGTTCAGCCGAGCAGTACTAATTGGCCGAGGTCTTGATCTCATTCGTGTGAATTCCAAGCGCTATGCAGCATTCAGGGTAGCCGGCGTATGCCGCGACCCTTGAAATGAGCATATCTATGCTCCGACGTGCGAGAGCCGTCGGATGCGCTTAGTGGTTATGGCGGAGGGGGTACACCCGATCCCATTCCGAACTCGGTAGTTAAGCCCTCCAGCGCCGATGGTACTGGGCTGTAATGGCCTGGGAGAGTAGGACGCCGCTAAGTGCATCCGACGGCTCTTTTCGTTGTCCGTTCTCGCTCGCGATGCGCAAGAATCAGCCTCCGGGCTGTCTTTCGGGCGTCAGCGATCGATGACGCAGCGTGCGTGCACATCAATGGTGATGGATACGGTCAGGATTATGGTACAGTTCTTGCGGTAGCGTACGTTCTGAGCACTGCGCCTCTCTTGTGGCGCGGGGCGTATCGAGGCGATTCAGGAGGCACCATGGCGATTACCAAGGAGAGCGTTCAGGAGGCTTTGAACCTGATCAGGCCGGCACTTCAGGCGGACGGCGGAGATGTGGAGCTCGTCGATGTCACGGACGACGGCGTCGTCCAGGTCGCTTTGCAGGGCGCATGTCGCGGATGCCCCATGTCCCAGCTCACGCTGGCCAATGGCGTGGAGCGCGTGCTCAAGGAGCAGATCCCCGGGGTCGTCCGCGTCGAGGCCGTCTAGCATCTCGGTTGCAGATCGAAGGCCCACGGACCGCGAGGTCCGTGGGCCTTCGTGCGTTCCAAAGGACCGTCGGAACCGTACGGCGCGAGGGGGTAGCCGTTCGTCGGATGGGCGATTGACGCACAATATCTGGCGCCATACGATGACTGAGCCGCAAGATATGGTGTTTGCGGCCACCGACAAGAGGCGCAGGGGTCATCGCCTCATGAACTGGTTGCGTCGAGAGGGGATCTGAATTATGTCCGAGCCCGTTGAGGTCACCGGGTACTCCCGTGCCATTGACGAGATCTTGAGTCCGAACTCGCTCAAGGTCCTGCAGAAGCGCTACCTGAGCAAGAACGACGATGGCGAACCCCTCGAGTCGCCGAGCGACCTGTTCGCGCGTGTGGCAGAGAACATCGCATCGGCCGAACTCGTGTGGGGGGCGAGCGATGCCGAGGTGGCCGAGGTCGCGCGTGAGTTCTACGACCTCATGACCTCACTGGAGTTCCTCCCGAATTCGCCGACGCTCATGAATGCGGGCCGGGACCTTCAGCAGCTGTCCGCATGCTTCGTCTTGCCGGTGGAGGATTCGATGGAGTCGATCTTCGGTGCCGTGCGCGATACGGCGCTGATTCACAAGTCCGGGGGCGGGACGGGATTCTCGTTCTCGCGCTTGAGGCCAGCGGGTGACAGCGTCAAGTCGACCCAAGGCGTTTCCAGCGGCCCCGTGTCGTTCATGCGGGTATTCAATCAGGCGACGGAGGCTGTCAAGCAGGGTGGTACCCGCCGGGGCGCCAACATGGGCGTCTTGCGCATCGACCACCCCGATATCCTGAGCTTCATCAGCTGCAAGGCCGACGGTGATTTCGCCAACTTCAATATCTCGGTGGCTCTGACCGAGGAGTTCATGGGGGCCGTCGAGGCGGGTGCGTCCTACAGCCTCTACAACCCGCGGTCTCGTGAAGTCGCTGGCGAGCTCAGCGCCCCTGAAGTGTGGGACCTCATCATCGAGATGGCGTGGGCGACCGGTGATCCCGGCATCATCTTCATCGATCGCATCAACCGCGACAATCCTACGCCGCTGCTTGGAGAGATCGAGTCGACCAACCCCTGTGGCGAGCAGCCCTTGCTGCCCTATGAGGCCTGCAACCTCGGCTCCGTGAACCTGGGCAAGATGATCAGGCACACGGAGAACGGGGCGGACGTGGACTGGGATCACCTAGGCGACGTCGTTCATCGCGCGGTCCGTTTCCTCGACGACGTCATCGAGGTCAACAACTACCCCTTGCCCAGGATCGACGAACTCGCGCGCGGGAATCGCAAGATCGGCCTCGGCGTCATGGGTTGGGCAGACATGCTTATCAAGCTTGGGCTTGCCTATGACAGCGAGGAGGGCGTCGCACTCGGTCAGAAGGTCATGGGATTCATCGACGCGGAGGCCACCTCCGCCTCACGCAAGCTGGCGGATCAGCGCGGGTCGTTCCCGAACTTCAAGGGTTCGATCTACGACACCCCTGAGGGTGGCCCCATGCGCAACGCGACCGTCACCACCATCGCCCCGACCGGCACGCTGTCGATCATCGCCAACTGCTCGTCGGGTGTCGAGCCGCTGTTCGCCGTTTCCTATATACGCACGGTTATGGACAACGACCGGCTGGTCGAGGTCAATCCGCTCTTCGAGGAGATCGCCGTCAAGAGAGGCTTCTACTCGCGTGAGCTCATGGGTCTGATCGCTGACCATGGGTCGGTTCATGACATGGACGAAGTGCCTGAGGATGTGCGGCGCGCGTTCGTGACCGCCCACGATATCTCTCCGGACTGGCACATTCGCATGCAGGCTGCGTTTCAGAAGCACTGCGACAATGCAGTCTCCAAGACGGTCAACTTCGGCAGCGACGCGACGCCTGATGATGTGCGGCATGTCTATGACCTCGCGCACGAACTCGGCGTGAAGGGTGTCACGATCTACCGTGACGGTTCGAAGGAAGGTCAGGTCCTCACCACGGGCAAGTCGTCCGGATCGGGGCAGGTCGGCGAGGCGGGAGCCGTCCTTCCCGGCGAGCTGGAGCCTCGTGAGCGTCCGTCCATCACCCAAGGGCGCACTGAGAAGATCCAGACGGGTTGCGGGAACCTCTACGTGACCGTGAACTGGGACGAGTACGGCATGTGTGAGGTCTTCACTCAGATGGGCAAGTCCGGTGGGTGCGCCGCGTCCCAGTCGGAGGCCCTCTCACGCATGATCTCTGTCTCTCTACGGGCCGGCGTCGACCCCGACGCGCTTGTGAAGCACCTGAGAGGTATCCGTTGCCCGTCACCGTCATGGGCTGAAGGTGGCAAGGTGCTGTCGTGTGCCGATGCTGTCGGAATCGTGATGGAGCACGCCATCCAGTTCATGAACACCGGCCATGCGGCCACTGCTGTCTCGAAGAACACTGATGCACTTGACAACCTCGCGGGCGCTTGTCCGGAGTGCGGTGGTTCACTTGAGCACGAGAGCGGATGCGCGGTATGCCGGAGCTGCGGCTTCAGCAAGTGCGCCTGAGCGACTGAAGGAGAATCGAGGGAAGGATCGCGGTTGGCCGATCACGGCCACCCGAGAGTGTCCTTCGTGCGAAGGGGAGGCTAGCGGTGGTTCTTTCTGACCGGAGCATCAAGCTCGAGATGGCTGCGGGCAGGATTCACGTCGACCCGTGCGACCCGGACGACATCCAGCCGTCGAGCGTTGATCTGCACCTCGGACGTGATTTCCAGGTGTTCCGAAACTCACGCTACCCGTACATCGACCCCGCCAGAGAGATGCCGGGCCTGACGGAGTCGGTGACAGCGTCGCCGGAGGAGCCGTTCGTGCTGCATCCGAGCGAGTTCGCGTTGGGCACGACGCTCGAGCGCATCGCGCTGCCCGACGACATCGTTGGGAGACTCGAGGGAAAGAGCTCGCTTGGGCGACTCGGGCTGCTCATTCACTCCACGGCCGGGTACGTGGATCCAGGCTGGGACGGGCGGCTCACGCTCGAGCTCTCGAACGTCGCCAATCTACCCATCCTGCTCGTCCCGGGGATGAAAATCGGGCAGATATCCTTCTCGAAGATGACCACCGAGGTCGATCGCCCCTATGGTCATCCGGGATTGGGCAGCAAGTACCTTGGCCAGAGTGTCGCTACGCCGAGCAAGATGTACCTCAACAAGCGTCCCTAGGTTCATCGCGCGCAGCCCGAGCATCAAGCGCAAGAGCGATGTGGCCCTCAGAGCCCTTTGGTCACGTGTGAGACCACGGGGGTGGGAACGAATCCGGCGAGATACTTACCGGTGCGCGACTCCATGAACGGGAGCCACTTGAGCTTGCGTGTGATGTTTGATGCGATCGCCGACGTGGCTTCGGCGTACGCTCCGAGCGCCCGGGCAGGGTCGTGTCGGCCGACTGCGATTCCGGCGAGACGCCCGGTATTGAGCGCGTAGGAGATGCCCTCGCCGCTGGTGGGCGACATGAACCCGCCCGCCTCGCCTGCCAGCAGCACTCGGCCGCGCCCGGGCACCACGTCCCGAGCATGGCGGACTGAGAGCGCGACCCATGCCTCGCGCTTGACCGACTCCCCGAGCGGTAGAGCTTGGCGCAGCGTCTGAAGCGCCTCTTCGTGCTTCTCGTAGGGCCTCTTGGTTTTGGGGTAGAACACCGCACCCACGATCGCGACGTCGCCCTTCGGAACGACGTACGCGTAGGCGAACGAGTCGCCGATGTGGCGCATGTAGATGCAATCGAAGTACGGTTCGATCTCGCCCTCGATGGTGCAGAAGTCTTGGAGTGTGACGTAGGTCGCGACGCTGCCGACGCCCAAGGCGCGACGCACGGTGGAACGCGGACCGTCGCAGCCGATCAGGTTCTCGCAGCTTACGGTGCGATCGACGCCGTCGCCGTCGCCATTGCCGCCGCCGGTGCGTAGCGTGGCGCGAACACCCTCGGAGTCCTCGTTGAACCCGGTGAGCTGCGAGTTGCCGATGACGGTGACGTTTCCGGGAAGCAGCCCGACCAACCAATCGTCGAACGAGCTTCGGTCGACGTTGGCGAATCGCAGTGCCGTGGGCTTGCGGATGCCACGATCCCAGTCGTGGTAGCGGAAGTTGACCCAGTTGGGCTCAAGCGCCATCTCGGGGGGGAGTGTCCCGAACTCTGAGAGGAAGCCCTGGGTGTACTCGTTCAGCATCCCGCCACAACTCTTGTCTCGGGGCAGACGGGATGCGTCGGTCAAGAGAACGCTACCGCGCTCAGCCGCATGCAGTGCCGCCATGACACCTGCGGGGCCAGCGCCGACAACGACGGTATCAAAGCTGTTGGGAAGGTTGGTCGTATCCATGTCCCGAGCAGTCTAGCGCATGAGGTGTACAATTACCCACCACCGACTGAGGTTTTATGGAAGGAACTACGCGATATGTCGAAGTGTTGGGAACAACGCGGGTGCGACGAGGAGATGCAGGCCGATTGTCCGCACCCCGAGCCTCTGCGCGACAGGTGCCCGAACAAGTGCGCATTCGCCGTGTGCGATCGCCCGACGTTCGAACTCACCACCGATCCCGAGCTCATCTTCAGTGTGGACATCGATCGCGATGCGGCAATCAAGGACACCTGTCTGCACTGTCGCTTCTTCCTCACGAACGGCCCCCGGCGAGGCTAAGAGGGTGCGCGCCCGGCGCCAGCTAATGGGGATACTCCCCTCAAGAGACGCGACGATGGCGTCGCGATGCGAGGGAGGATGTTCATGGACTACTACGATGACCAGCTCACGATCTACGGACTCGTACGCGATCTGTTCGCCGCCGCTTCGGTGACGTGCCTGCTGTGGGCCCTGCATCGAATCGGCCACGGACTCTCGGTGGCGGGACGCGTCGCGGCGTACAAGGAGCTCGCCGACGCCTACACGCCCGAGGAGCGCGAGGTACTCATTCATCGCATCAAGCGAGAGTCGATGAACTACTAGATGGGCGCAGGGGATGTCGCTGCCATCCTCATCGCCTACGGTCGCGAACTCGAATCCCAAGGAGCAGCTCAAGTCGGCTCAGCGTTCACGACCGACGAATCAGCGAATGCGCTGATCGAATCCTCGCCCGACGCGTTCTTGTTGGGCGTGCTGTTCACACAGGGGATTCCGGCCGAGCGCGCATGGTCTGCTCCTGCCGAACTGCGCACACGGCTGGGCACGCTCGACATGGGCTTCCTCGCCGAGCACCCCGCAGAGGTGCGCGCAGCCGTCCAGCGTGCGCCGATGTTGCACCGGTTCAAAGAGACGCTGCCCCGATGGATCGTGGCCGCTGCACAGCGAGTCCAGTGCGAGTACGGTGGAGACACGACACGTATCTGGGCGCCCGGAAGCCATGTGCGCGAGGTCACGGACCGGCTGTCGTCGTTTCCCGGAATCGGTCGCAAGAAGGCAGTGATGGCCACCGAGATCCTCATGCGCCATTTCGGGGTCGACCTGGGGGGCCGCGAGCACGGACAGGTGGCTTTCGACGTGCAGGTGCGCCGCGTGTTCCTCAGGAGTGGATTGGCGCAGGAGGATTCGATCGCAGCGATTGAAGCAGCGGCGGCTCGGTGGTGTCCGGATTCGCCCGGCACCATGGATCTGCCTGCTTGGCTGATCGGACGGCAGTGGTGTCGTCCCAAGGCCCCGAAATGCGAGGAGTGTCGGCTCGGCACGGTCTGCCCTCGTCGGGTTCAACTCAACCCGACAGGGGTGGGGTCGACCTCAGCTCACTCCGCCGAGCGCAGCACCAGCCCGGAGAGCAGCTTCGGGTAGAAGTAGGTGCTCTTCTGCGGCATCGTCTCGCCGGCGAGCGAAACCTCTCTGAGCTGCGACAGCTCAGTCGCCCTGAGCACGATTCCGACATCGAACCCTGAGCCGACGGCCTTGAGCACCGCGTGGGGATCCTTGGTGAAGGCGATCCGATCGAGCGTTTCGGGTTGATCGGGGTGGATACCAAGGAGTGGCGCGAGTACGAGCTCTTGCACGACGGCCACGTCAAGCGACTTCCAGGCGGACGAACGCTCAAGCGGGATGGCCTGATCCAGGTCGACATCGGCGCGGAGTACGGCGAGCTGCAAGGGAGAATCTGTCCCGAGCGTGAACAAGAACGCAGGCCGCACAGGGCCGTTCAGCACGTCGTCCGGGTGCCCGGGGCCGATCTCGCTCACATCGAAGTGCTGCTTGAGGCCTTCGACGAAGCTCGGCGCGTCGAAATCGCCGCTCGCTTGTGCCATGCGATGGTAGGGGAGAACGGTGAGGTCGGGATCGTCCATGTTGACGAGCGCCATCATGACGTAGTCGTACGCGGGGTCGTGCTCACTGCCACCCTGCGAGCGCTTAAGGTCTCGATAGGCGAGTGCGGTGGTGTATCGGTGATGGCCGTCTGCGATGAAGATGCTTCGGTCGGCCATGAACTCGCCGAACCACGCCGCCACGGCCGGGTCGTCGATGGCCCACAGCGTGCTCTTCACATTGTCGGCGTCGATGGAGAAGGCCACGGGATTCGTCTGTGAGATGGCGCCGAAGACGCGCTCAGTCGCCAGCTCAGGGTCTTCGAAGAGTCCGAACACCTGGCTCAGGTTGGCGCGGGTGGCGCGGGTCAGCTCGAAGCGGTCGCCGAGCGCTTTGGGAAGCGTGCGCTCGTGGGGGAGTATCACGCCTGCATCGAACGGCTCGAGCGCGACCTCGGCGATTATGGCCCGGCGGCGCACCAGCTGGCCGGCGCTGTCGAACTCCTGCTCCAGGACGTAGAGTGCCGGGTCTTTGTCAGCTGCCAGGACTCCGCGGGCGCGCCAGGAGTCCCAGGTGGCTGCCCCGGTCACGTAGCGATTGCCTGGCACTTCGGGGTCGAGGGGGCCTTCGGGAAGTTCGAGAGCGACGACGTTCTCGGGGTCCATTGAGAGCAGTTGTTCTCGCATAGGGGGGGAGATGACATCGTAGGGCGGGGCCGTGACGCGTGACAGATCCTGGCCGCGGTTGCTGTAGCGCCATCCGCGGAACGGTCGAACTCGTGCCATGCGCTGGATGCTCCTTGATCCGAAGGGGCCGGTCGCCCGGCTGGTCGTGCGCGACAGTCTAGCGCAGGGTGCAACGCGCGTGAAGCGCTTCCGTCATCACATCACGCCATCGAGCAGAACGTAGCACACGATTCCGGCGAGCGTGGCACCAAGGAAGCTTCGGGTGCGACGGAACACGAACGCCGTGAGGATCGCAGCGGGAAGGCCGGCGTTCGACGCAAGGGGGATCCATTCTCCTCGGGGAGAGAGCACCTCAGTGGCGACGAGCGCGCCCATCACCGAGATCGGTACGTAGGACAGCCAGCGCAGGACCGGCGAGGGAAGCTCGAAACGGGACAGGATGGCCACAGGAAGAAAGCGTACGAAGAAGTTGAGCGCGGCCATACCCGCGATGACCGCAAGGATGGTGGTTTGGTCTACCTCAGCGTTCACGGAACACCACCGATGCCAAGGTGGCCGCGCACATCGAGGCGATCACGACGAACCAGGCGGGGTCGAGTCCGATGCCGAGGTGCTGGGCGAAAGGCAGTACCAGGGCGATGGCGGCGGCCATCAGTCCCGCTGCGACGGCACGCGCGTCGTCCGCGAGCGCAACGAAGAGGGCGGCGAACATCGCGGGCATCGCGAACTCCACGCCCCAGCGGGTCGGGTCACCGATCCACTCGGCTCCGACAGAGCCGAGGAGCGTTCCCAGGACCCATCCTGCCCATGCGATGAACCCGACGCCCGCCATCGATGCCGGCGTCGCGCGACCCTCTCGCAGGTCCGCGATGTTGACCGCGAAGGTCTCGTCGGTGAGCGTGAAGGCGAGCCATGCCTTCCGGCCGGAGGAGACGTCCCTCAGGTGGGGCGAGAGTGTCGTGGAGAAGAGCAGATAGCGCAGGTTCACCACGGTCGTGGCGAAGAGCGTGGTAAGAGCCGAGGATCCGCCCTTGAGAAGGGACAGGGCGATGAACTGGCCGGCACCGGCAAGCGCGGTCGCCGAGCACGCGATGGTCTCTCCGATCGAGAAGCCCAGCCTGCTCGCCAGGATGCCGAACGCGGCGCCCACCGGCACATAGCCGAGGAAGATGGGGGTTCCCAGCTTGACTCCTCGCACGAACCCGCCCTGGGCAACGGGTGTCGGTTCGGCGTGAAGGGGACACGGTTCGCGGCTGACGGGCATCTCAGACATGGCGGGGATGGTAGCACGTGGCGCGGTTCTTGTTTGCGTGCGGGGCAGAGTGTGGAGTCGCGGTCGGTGCTTTATGTCGGACCCGCGCTACAATGGGTCACGCGTTGAGTCGCAGGAGGCGGTTCGCATGGAGTTCTCGGTCACGTGCCCCATAGACGGAGTCGTCGAGGTGGGCCTCGAGGATATCGATACCGTGGTGCTTCGAGAGTCCGATCGGGCGGACATCACGTTCGTGTGTCCTCACTGCGGCACCCAGATCGGCATCACTGCGGTGGTCCCGGCCTTCCTGCTCGCTGCGATCGAGGCCTTGGCCGAAGAAGCCGGCGGCCTGCCCTCAGAGGCCCGCATCGTCGTGACTGCGGTCGAGGATGTCGCCAATCTCGCGCCGCGGGTCGACGACCCCAGTGCCGATGCCTACTGTGAGTACTTCCGCCGTCAGCTCGAGCACGTCGACTGCGTGGACGACGCGCTTGACGAGATCGATTCCAAGAACGCGCCCGCCGGCTGAGACGCGAGCCTGATGCGCCTGCGCGCGGCGCCTGCGTGGTACGATTCTGTGTGTCCTGATCGTAGGTATCGTGTGACTGAGGGGGGAATCGGATGGGCGCGGGCTTGTTGGGCTCGGTGTGCTGCGGTGGCCTCGGCGTTCTTGTCGTGGCAGTGGGACTCGCGCTCGTCGCGATGTACAACCGCTTCGTGGTCTTGCGCAATCGCGTCGACAACGCGTGGGCTCAGATCGACGTGCAGCTCAAGCGACGCTACGACCTGATTCCCAATCTCGTTGAGACGGTCAAGGGCTACGCGGCTCACGAGAGCAAGACACTCGAGGCGGTCGTTCAGGCACGCAACATCGCCATGGGCGCCCAGAGTGTCGCCGATCATGGCCAGGCCGAGAACATGCTCACCGGCGCGCTGAAGAGCCTGTTCGCGGTCGCTGAGGCGTACCCCGACCTCAAGGCCAATCAGAGCTTCCTCGATCTTCAGGAGAAGCTCTCGGACGCCGAGAATAAGATCGCCTACGCGCGGCAGTTCTACAACGACACGGTGATGAGCTTCAACACGTCCATCCAGTCGTTCCCGGCCAACCTGCTGGCGGGGATGTTCGGGTTCGCCGCGCGCGAGTACTTCGAGGCCGAGCCGGCCGCCGACGCCGTTCCGCAGGTGAAGTTCTGACGCCGGTGCCGTTCGCATCCATCGCGTACCCGTCTATGGACCCGGTGGCGCTTCGCCTCGGGCCGATTGCCGTGCATTGGTACGGGCTTGCCTACCTTGTGGCGTTCGTTGGCGCTGCGCTGGTCGTGCGATGGCTGGCACGCAGGTGGAGTCTGGCGCTTTCCGATGACGACCTGTTGACCGTCGTTCTTGCCTCGGTACTCGGGGTCGTCTTGGGCGGGCGAATCGGTTACGTGCTCTTCTACGGAGGGGGCTCGTTTCTTGCGAACCCACTGTCCGCCTTCACCATCTGGAACGGCGGGATGTCGTTTCACGGCGGTTTGGCGGGCATTCTGATCGCGAGTGTCTTCGTCTCCAAGAGGCTCGGCATGCCGCTGCTCACCCTGTGGGATCTTGGGGCGGTGGGTGCGCCGATCGGCTTCTTCCTGGGCAGGCTCGCCAACTTCGTCAACGGCGAGCTGTGGGGAAGGGTCAGCGACGTACCGTGGGCGATGGTCTTTCCCGGCGCGGGCCCGCTGCCACGCCATCCCTCGCAGCTGTATGAGGCCGTGCTCGAGGGGGCGGCGCTTCTCGTCGTCATGGTGGTCCTGGCCAGGCGCCTGCCACCACGGCCCCGCGGAGAGTTGATAGGGTGGCTTCTTGCGCTGTACGGCGCGTTCCGCATCTCGGTGGAGTTCTTCCGCGAGCCAGACATCCAGCTTGGCTTCGTCGCCGGACAGTGGTTGACCATGGGCATGGTGCTCAGTGTCCCGATGGTCGTGGCGGGCGTGGCGTTGGTCGTCTGGTCGCGCCGGCGCGGGCTGCCGCAGGAGGGCCGCCGAGCCGGGCGGTAGTCAGAGTCAGGACTCCGGAGCGCAGATTTCGTCGGACGGCTTCCAGCACGGAGCGTCGCGGTCCAGACAGCGGGCGCTCTCAGACGAACTCAGATGGCGCGGCGGCGTGCACTGCGCGCAGAAGAGCTGCGGCATCTTGCCCACGACGTCCTTCAAGTCCGGGTCGGCGTAGGGCGCGGGATCCGGCATCTCGATCATGTGGAGCAGAATGCAGGGCATGCGTCACCTTCCTTGGCATTGCAGCCATCCTACGCTCGATGAAGGTGCAGCGGCAACGATGGCCCGCGTTCAGGGGCGCTCGCGTGTGACTGACGGCACACGCGCCGTCAGTCGGTGGGTGCTGGTAGACTCGGTGCCGGACCGATAGGGAGGTAGTGTGAGACTCGTTCGAATACCCGCAGCATTGATGCTGCTTGCAGTGTTCATCGTCGCCGGTGCGGTCGTCGGCTGCGCCCAGCGTCCGGCGGAGGTCACCTCGGCGTGGCCGTTCGCCGACTCCGAGCGGCGGGTGGAGCGTCCCCCGGTGCCGCCACGCTGGCCGTTCACGGGGCGTGACGCGTCTGAGGCGAGGGTCGTCGCTCGTCGACCACTGTCGGTGAAGGTCGAGAACTCACCGCAGGCCCGGCCCCAGACGGGACTCGGCTCCGCCGACGTCGTCTACGAGAGCGTCACTGAGGGCGGCATCACCCGGTTCAACGCGATCTTCCACTCACGCGTGCCTCCGACGGTGGGGCCGGTGCGCAGTGCGCGCCTGTCCGACCTGTGGATCGTCCCGCAGTACGACGCGCTGTTCTTCTTCTCGGGCGCCAGCTCGAGCGTCAACAACAAGGTCAACTCGGCTGGTCTACCAAACCTGTCGGAGGATGCCGGGGTCTCGCGTCCGTACTGGCGATCGAGCGAGCGCTCCGCGCCTCACAACCTCATGCTCGACACGAAGAAGGCGTATGCCGAGGCCAAGTCCCGGGGCATGCAGCTCACGGCGTCGCTCGATCCGCTCTCGTTCGACCGCCGCAGCATTCC is from Coriobacteriia bacterium and encodes:
- a CDS encoding AzlD domain-containing protein, which translates into the protein MNAEVDQTTILAVIAGMAALNFFVRFLPVAILSRFELPSPVLRWLSYVPISVMGALVATEVLSPRGEWIPLASNAGLPAAILTAFVFRRTRSFLGATLAGIVCYVLLDGVM
- a CDS encoding NifU family protein, coding for MAITKESVQEALNLIRPALQADGGDVELVDVTDDGVVQVALQGACRGCPMSQLTLANGVERVLKEQIPGVVRVEAV
- a CDS encoding LemA family protein codes for the protein MGAGLLGSVCCGGLGVLVVAVGLALVAMYNRFVVLRNRVDNAWAQIDVQLKRRYDLIPNLVETVKGYAAHESKTLEAVVQARNIAMGAQSVADHGQAENMLTGALKSLFAVAEAYPDLKANQSFLDLQEKLSDAENKIAYARQFYNDTVMSFNTSIQSFPANLLAGMFGFAAREYFEAEPAADAVPQVKF
- a CDS encoding DUF1015 domain-containing protein; its protein translation is MARVRPFRGWRYSNRGQDLSRVTAPPYDVISPPMREQLLSMDPENVVALELPEGPLDPEVPGNRYVTGAATWDSWRARGVLAADKDPALYVLEQEFDSAGQLVRRRAIIAEVALEPFDAGVILPHERTLPKALGDRFELTRATRANLSQVFGLFEDPELATERVFGAISQTNPVAFSIDADNVKSTLWAIDDPAVAAWFGEFMADRSIFIADGHHRYTTALAYRDLKRSQGGSEHDPAYDYVMMALVNMDDPDLTVLPYHRMAQASGDFDAPSFVEGLKQHFDVSEIGPGHPDDVLNGPVRPAFLFTLGTDSPLQLAVLRADVDLDQAIPLERSSAWKSLDVAVVQELVLAPLLGIHPDQPETLDRIAFTKDPHAVLKAVGSGFDVGIVLRATELSQLREVSLAGETMPQKSTYFYPKLLSGLVLRSAE
- the dcd gene encoding dCTP deaminase, which translates into the protein MVLSDRSIKLEMAAGRIHVDPCDPDDIQPSSVDLHLGRDFQVFRNSRYPYIDPAREMPGLTESVTASPEEPFVLHPSEFALGTTLERIALPDDIVGRLEGKSSLGRLGLLIHSTAGYVDPGWDGRLTLELSNVANLPILLVPGMKIGQISFSKMTTEVDRPYGHPGLGSKYLGQSVATPSKMYLNKRP
- a CDS encoding FAD-dependent monooxygenase, with protein sequence MDTTNLPNSFDTVVVGAGPAGVMAALHAAERGSVLLTDASRLPRDKSCGGMLNEYTQGFLSEFGTLPPEMALEPNWVNFRYHDWDRGIRKPTALRFANVDRSSFDDWLVGLLPGNVTVIGNSQLTGFNEDSEGVRATLRTGGGNGDGDGVDRTVSCENLIGCDGPRSTVRRALGVGSVATYVTLQDFCTIEGEIEPYFDCIYMRHIGDSFAYAYVVPKGDVAIVGAVFYPKTKRPYEKHEEALQTLRQALPLGESVKREAWVALSVRHARDVVPGRGRVLLAGEAGGFMSPTSGEGISYALNTGRLAGIAVGRHDPARALGAYAEATSAIASNITRKLKWLPFMESRTGKYLAGFVPTPVVSHVTKGL
- the lgt gene encoding prolipoprotein diacylglyceryl transferase, coding for MPFASIAYPSMDPVALRLGPIAVHWYGLAYLVAFVGAALVVRWLARRWSLALSDDDLLTVVLASVLGVVLGGRIGYVLFYGGGSFLANPLSAFTIWNGGMSFHGGLAGILIASVFVSKRLGMPLLTLWDLGAVGAPIGFFLGRLANFVNGELWGRVSDVPWAMVFPGAGPLPRHPSQLYEAVLEGAALLVVMVVLARRLPPRPRGELIGWLLALYGAFRISVEFFREPDIQLGFVAGQWLTMGMVLSVPMVVAGVALVVWSRRRGLPQEGRRAGR
- a CDS encoding vitamin B12-dependent ribonucleotide reductase, whose product is MSEPVEVTGYSRAIDEILSPNSLKVLQKRYLSKNDDGEPLESPSDLFARVAENIASAELVWGASDAEVAEVAREFYDLMTSLEFLPNSPTLMNAGRDLQQLSACFVLPVEDSMESIFGAVRDTALIHKSGGGTGFSFSRLRPAGDSVKSTQGVSSGPVSFMRVFNQATEAVKQGGTRRGANMGVLRIDHPDILSFISCKADGDFANFNISVALTEEFMGAVEAGASYSLYNPRSREVAGELSAPEVWDLIIEMAWATGDPGIIFIDRINRDNPTPLLGEIESTNPCGEQPLLPYEACNLGSVNLGKMIRHTENGADVDWDHLGDVVHRAVRFLDDVIEVNNYPLPRIDELARGNRKIGLGVMGWADMLIKLGLAYDSEEGVALGQKVMGFIDAEATSASRKLADQRGSFPNFKGSIYDTPEGGPMRNATVTTIAPTGTLSIIANCSSGVEPLFAVSYIRTVMDNDRLVEVNPLFEEIAVKRGFYSRELMGLIADHGSVHDMDEVPEDVRRAFVTAHDISPDWHIRMQAAFQKHCDNAVSKTVNFGSDATPDDVRHVYDLAHELGVKGVTIYRDGSKEGQVLTTGKSSGSGQVGEAGAVLPGELEPRERPSITQGRTEKIQTGCGNLYVTVNWDEYGMCEVFTQMGKSGGCAASQSEALSRMISVSLRAGVDPDALVKHLRGIRCPSPSWAEGGKVLSCADAVGIVMEHAIQFMNTGHAATAVSKNTDALDNLAGACPECGGSLEHESGCAVCRSCGFSKCA
- a CDS encoding AzlC family ABC transporter permease, which codes for MRGVKLGTPIFLGYVPVGAAFGILASRLGFSIGETIACSATALAGAGQFIALSLLKGGSSALTTLFATTVVNLRYLLFSTTLSPHLRDVSSGRKAWLAFTLTDETFAVNIADLREGRATPASMAGVGFIAWAGWVLGTLLGSVGAEWIGDPTRWGVEFAMPAMFAALFVALADDARAVAAGLMAAAIALVLPFAQHLGIGLDPAWFVVIASMCAATLASVVFRER